Below is a genomic region from Spirosoma radiotolerans.
ATATGTGCCCGATTCTCTAATCGGCTTTTCTGCGATTCGGCGCGGAGACGCTCCGTTTCGATTCGTTGCCGAAGCTGGCTCACACGGGTTTCTCCGGCTAATTGGTCGCGTTCAGCTTCAGCCCGTAGCCGGGCAATTTCGGCCTGTCGGCGAATATTCAGTAACTGCTGCTGTTGAATAACACGTTCTTTATCGGCAGCAAGACGAATTTGGTTGATGTCGTACTTCTTTTGTACAGTTGATAGTTCTTCTACCCGCTTCAGGTTTGTCAGACTATCGCGAAGCGTACTATATTCTTCATACATGGTGAGTGCCTGAGCGGGTTGATTGGCCAATCGGTAAGCCTGGTACAGCGATTGAGTCGCCATCTGCCGTATTCGATTAAAACCCAGCTCGCGGGCTACGGCAACGGCTTTCTCGCCAAACTCAATAGCCAATTCTGGCTTGTTGGTTAACGTATACCCCTCCGACAGTCGTGCCCACACAGCCGCCTGGCCACCCCGATCCTTTAGTTGGGTCCAAACGGTAAGTGCATCGTTAAAATAGTTAATAGCTTCCAGGGGCTGATGCCGACTGAGGAAAAAATCGCCCAGACGTTCGTTTGTGTACGCCACATTCACTTGCGAGCGTGCCTCCAGGGCAATCTTCAAACTGGTTTCAAACTGCTGGCGTGCCAGTTCATACTGACCGCGAATTTCATACACCTCACCGAGCTGAGTAATTGCCTGACTAGTGAGTAATTTCCTGTTCTTGGGCGTTAATGATGTATTATACCCTAGCAAAGTCTGTGAAAGCTGGTAGCTTCGGAGGGCGTTATCATATTCTTTCAGCAGGAGATAAATATCACCCATATTCATCTGAACCTGCCAGCGGGGAGAGCTTTCGCGGGGTAGCTTTATACATAACTCAGAGGCCCGCTGATTAATGCGTAGCGCCTGGGGGAAATCGCCTTTAATGGTTCGAATGTAATGCTCCTGCAACATCATAGCCCGCACGGCATACAGCGTATTGTGATAGCGCAAAGCCTGCTCTTCCAACTGCCTGGCATAGAGAAAGCTGCTATCACGCTGTGTGCCACGCATTTGCTTAAATACCAGTGCCATAAACCGTAACCCCTCCAAACGTAACGTATCGTTAGGCAAGGATCGGGGCAGCCCGCTGGCAATCTGCCGATGTATTCGGCCCAGAGAAAGTAAGCTATCCATGTAAACGGCATCGCCCCGCCGGTCAAAGTTTAATTCCGGCAATTTAGGACACGCTTGTCCGAAGCAGGCCGTATAGCAGCCAAGCA
It encodes:
- a CDS encoding tetratricopeptide repeat-containing sensor histidine kinase codes for the protein MKSRWPVIILLGCYTACFGQACPKLPELNFDRRGDAVYMDSLLSLGRIHRQIASGLPRSLPNDTLRLEGLRFMALVFKQMRGTQRDSSFLYARQLEEQALRYHNTLYAVRAMMLQEHYIRTIKGDFPQALRINQRASELCIKLPRESSPRWQVQMNMGDIYLLLKEYDNALRSYQLSQTLLGYNTSLTPKNRKLLTSQAITQLGEVYEIRGQYELARQQFETSLKIALEARSQVNVAYTNERLGDFFLSRHQPLEAINYFNDALTVWTQLKDRGGQAAVWARLSEGYTLTNKPELAIEFGEKAVAVARELGFNRIRQMATQSLYQAYRLANQPAQALTMYEEYSTLRDSLTNLKRVEELSTVQKKYDINQIRLAADKERVIQQQQLLNIRRQAEIARLRAEAERDQLAGETRVSQLRQRIETERLRAESQKSRLENRAHIDKLRHDIQQANLMRVVMVGGLAMLLGFVMVYYRKNRLINRQKWEIEGLNRDLEDKVFARTVELKLANDQLRAKNREIEEALLRGQTLERKRMAADLHDSLGGLLAAIKTSMSALNPAHMAEGEQKIYYNLLNMTKEAFAEIRYLSHNLQPDELEKQGLSEALVRLVTKLNLTQKITFRLDNKELPRLGKTAEFNLYSICIELCSNILRHSEATEADILFRRFNNELNMIVKDNGCGMDPTDATGMGLHNIQARMDLIQGRYEIHSSKGEGTTFIFILPVASNLAMA